One window of the Shewanella khirikhana genome contains the following:
- a CDS encoding O-acetyl-ADP-ribose deacetylase translates to MIQIIEGDITRARVDAIVNAANCRMLGGGGVDGAIHRAAGPELLKACMAVPATNGTRCPVGEARITAAGNLSARYVIHTVGPVYRSYADPAVYLAAAYRNSLRLALQHGCESVALPAISCGVYGYPHDEAAKIALEVCSAPEFAALQIHFYLFGEAMTQVWRDSWESMRNPSV, encoded by the coding sequence GTGATCCAGATTATCGAAGGTGATATTACCCGTGCCAGGGTCGATGCTATAGTCAATGCGGCCAACTGCCGTATGCTTGGCGGCGGTGGAGTCGATGGAGCCATTCATCGGGCAGCCGGTCCCGAACTGCTGAAGGCCTGTATGGCCGTGCCTGCAACCAATGGCACTCGCTGCCCGGTGGGGGAAGCAAGGATTACCGCGGCGGGAAACCTCAGTGCGCGCTATGTGATCCACACGGTTGGGCCTGTCTATCGCTCCTATGCGGATCCCGCCGTTTATTTGGCAGCGGCCTATCGCAATTCATTGCGTCTTGCGCTGCAACATGGCTGCGAAAGCGTGGCACTGCCCGCCATTTCCTGCGGAGTCTATGGCTATCCTCACGATGAGGCGGCAAAGATCGCGCTGGAGGTGTGTTCCGCACCTGAGTTTGCGGCGCTGCAAATCCACTTTTATCTTTTCGGTGAAGCCATGACTCAGGTCTGGCGTGATAGCTGGGAAAGCATGCGGAACCCAAGCGTCTGA
- a CDS encoding SdrD B-like domain-containing protein translates to MSRFQSNAMMLRVAAVAASVSMALGVAAVVQAAPSFTEKAIGDVGWQVEFVGSSYDSATDTTTFTYELTADLSEKDLSHWVLALDDSPIGSEGCSLVKFGLDPTTGVSGWKCDDGQNAGSVQTYRLTFSGQLGELATQYSVKGGTYYAVGGTTGPGDAVVGTLKYKLSGTAFMDINGNGMMEADEPVFANVLVSLSNGETSRTDDQGHYSFTDLTPGQYQLTVAPQTPAVMDDFNELLSRYFEQSTPALLDVGLASDTEGQDFGYRVNVAALMDEFDGSDPDGNGQSFTGSGKTIGFWKHQLTSALKGKTKGVQVSAAVVRDYLYSGTSSVKSMYLDVFADLPGSVPGAYSYGSDVLGKTSSNEVDLLKKQLMATELNYQAGWGLESIPLQGALIAWAEYLVLYHDDFSRDELLQAKDICDLINNSGD, encoded by the coding sequence ATGTCCCGCTTTCAATCAAATGCAATGATGTTACGAGTGGCGGCCGTGGCCGCGTCCGTGTCAATGGCGCTGGGCGTTGCCGCTGTGGTACAGGCCGCGCCCAGCTTTACCGAAAAGGCGATTGGCGACGTGGGCTGGCAGGTGGAGTTTGTGGGCAGCAGCTACGACTCAGCCACAGATACCACCACCTTTACCTACGAGTTAACCGCGGATTTATCGGAAAAAGACTTGAGCCATTGGGTGCTGGCACTGGATGACAGCCCGATTGGCAGTGAAGGTTGTAGTCTGGTGAAGTTTGGCCTCGACCCCACCACAGGGGTATCGGGTTGGAAGTGCGACGATGGTCAGAACGCCGGCTCTGTGCAGACTTATCGGCTCACCTTCAGCGGCCAGTTGGGCGAGCTGGCGACCCAGTATTCCGTCAAGGGTGGCACCTATTATGCGGTTGGGGGCACCACGGGGCCGGGTGACGCGGTTGTTGGTACTCTCAAATATAAGCTGAGCGGCACCGCATTTATGGACATCAACGGTAACGGCATGATGGAGGCCGACGAGCCGGTGTTCGCCAACGTGCTGGTTTCCCTCAGCAATGGTGAAACCAGCCGGACCGATGATCAGGGTCACTACAGCTTTACCGACCTGACTCCGGGGCAGTATCAGCTGACAGTGGCGCCGCAGACGCCCGCTGTGATGGATGATTTCAATGAGCTGCTGAGCCGCTATTTCGAACAGAGCACGCCGGCGCTTCTTGATGTCGGACTTGCAAGCGATACCGAAGGGCAGGACTTTGGCTATCGGGTCAATGTGGCGGCGTTAATGGATGAGTTCGATGGCAGTGACCCCGATGGCAACGGCCAAAGCTTTACCGGCAGCGGTAAAACCATCGGCTTTTGGAAGCATCAGCTCACTTCGGCGCTCAAGGGCAAAACCAAGGGCGTGCAGGTCAGCGCTGCCGTGGTACGCGACTATCTGTACAGCGGCACTTCCTCGGTAAAGAGTATGTATTTGGACGTGTTCGCCGACTTGCCCGGCAGTGTACCCGGCGCCTACAGCTATGGTTCTGATGTGCTGGGTAAAACCTCCAGCAACGAAGTGGACCTACTGAAAAAGCAACTGATGGCAACCGAGTTGAATTATCAGGCGGGCTGGGGGCTTGAGAGTATTCCCTTGCAGGGCGCGCTGATTGCCTGGGCGGAATATCTGGTGCTATACCACGACGACTTCAGCCGTGACGAATTGCTGCAGGCCAAAGATATCTGCGACCTTATCAATAACTCCGGCGACTGA
- a CDS encoding OsmC domain/YcaO domain-containing protein, with amino-acid sequence MEIKVNFLDNLRIEAKFDDFTVVADQPIRYKGDGSAPSPFDYFLASSALCAAYFVKVYCVSRDIPTEGIRLSQNNIVDPENRYNQQFKIQVELPESISDKDREGILRSIDRCTVKKVVQTGPEFVIETVENLDEDAQAMLMVKPDGDHSTFIVGKDLPLEQTIANMTAKLAELGMKIEISSWRNLVPNVWSLHIRDAASPMCFTNGKGATKESALCSALGEFIERLSCNFFYNDQYFGEEIANAEFVHYPNEKWFPLEEDDSLPSGLLDEYCLDIYDNDGELCGSHLVDTNSGNYERGICAIPYTRHSDGETVYFPSNLIENLFLSNGMSAGNNLAEAKVQCLSEIFERAVKRQIIEEEIALPDVPQEVLAKYPSIVAGIEALEAQGFPVVVKDASLGGQFPVMCVTLMNPRTGGVFASFGAHPSLEVALERSLTELLQGRSFEGLNDVQKPTFNSMAVQEPENFVEHFIDSTGVISWRFFSAKHDYEFVEWDFSGSNEEESAALFGILEDLGLEAYVAEFTALGSACRILVPGYSEVYPVTDLIWDNTNKALDFREDILNLHRLSDAELADLVERLEESELDNYTDIITLIGIEFDENTVWGQLTILELKLLCYLALGELEAAQELTETFLQYNDNTVARGLFYQAMSAVLEISLDDELALDDYRHNLSRMFGEETMAAVIGSVEGRVRFHGLTPTSTKLEGLDRHQRLIESYKKLHAARAKLAGL; translated from the coding sequence ATGGAAATCAAAGTTAATTTTCTCGATAACCTGAGAATCGAAGCCAAGTTCGACGACTTCACCGTGGTTGCCGACCAACCGATTCGCTACAAGGGCGATGGCTCGGCCCCCAGTCCGTTCGACTACTTCCTGGCTTCTTCCGCCCTGTGCGCCGCCTATTTTGTGAAGGTGTACTGCGTGTCGCGGGATATTCCCACCGAAGGTATCCGCCTGTCGCAAAACAACATTGTTGACCCGGAAAACCGCTATAACCAGCAGTTCAAAATTCAGGTGGAATTGCCAGAGAGCATCAGCGATAAAGACCGCGAAGGCATTCTGCGCTCCATCGACCGCTGCACCGTGAAAAAAGTAGTCCAGACCGGCCCCGAGTTCGTTATCGAAACCGTGGAAAACCTCGACGAAGATGCCCAGGCCATGCTGATGGTGAAGCCGGATGGCGACCACAGCACCTTTATTGTGGGTAAAGATCTGCCGCTGGAGCAGACCATCGCCAATATGACCGCCAAGCTGGCGGAGCTGGGAATGAAGATTGAAATCTCCAGCTGGCGCAACCTGGTGCCCAACGTCTGGTCGCTGCATATCCGCGACGCCGCCTCGCCCATGTGTTTCACCAACGGCAAAGGCGCCACCAAAGAAAGCGCCCTGTGCTCGGCGCTGGGTGAGTTTATCGAGCGTCTTAGCTGCAACTTCTTCTATAACGATCAGTACTTTGGTGAAGAAATTGCCAATGCCGAGTTCGTGCATTACCCCAACGAAAAGTGGTTCCCGCTGGAGGAAGACGATTCACTGCCTTCAGGCCTGTTGGACGAGTATTGCCTCGATATCTACGACAACGATGGCGAACTGTGTGGCTCGCATCTGGTGGATACCAACTCGGGCAACTATGAGCGCGGCATCTGCGCCATCCCTTACACCCGCCACAGCGATGGCGAGACCGTGTACTTCCCGTCCAACCTGATTGAAAACCTGTTCCTCAGCAACGGCATGAGCGCTGGCAACAACCTGGCCGAAGCCAAGGTGCAGTGCCTGTCGGAAATCTTCGAGCGCGCGGTTAAACGCCAAATCATCGAAGAAGAAATCGCCCTGCCGGACGTGCCCCAAGAAGTGCTGGCCAAGTACCCCAGCATAGTGGCGGGTATCGAAGCGCTGGAGGCCCAGGGTTTCCCTGTGGTAGTGAAAGACGCCTCCCTCGGCGGCCAGTTCCCGGTGATGTGCGTAACCCTGATGAACCCACGCACCGGCGGCGTATTTGCCTCTTTCGGCGCCCACCCAAGCCTGGAAGTGGCACTGGAGCGCAGCCTCACCGAGCTGCTGCAGGGCCGCAGCTTCGAGGGTCTGAACGATGTGCAAAAGCCGACCTTCAACAGCATGGCGGTGCAGGAGCCGGAGAACTTCGTTGAGCACTTTATCGACTCCACCGGAGTGATCTCCTGGCGCTTCTTCAGCGCCAAACACGACTACGAGTTCGTGGAATGGGATTTCTCCGGCAGCAATGAAGAAGAATCCGCCGCCCTGTTCGGCATCCTCGAAGATCTGGGGCTGGAAGCCTATGTGGCCGAATTTACCGCCCTTGGCAGCGCCTGCCGCATTCTGGTGCCCGGCTACTCCGAGGTATATCCGGTGACCGACCTGATTTGGGACAACACCAATAAGGCATTGGATTTCCGTGAAGATATCCTCAACCTGCACCGCCTCAGCGACGCCGAGCTTGCCGATTTGGTTGAGCGCCTCGAAGAGAGCGAGCTGGATAACTACACCGACATCATCACCCTTATCGGTATCGAATTTGATGAAAATACCGTTTGGGGCCAGCTGACCATCCTCGAGCTTAAGCTGCTGTGCTACCTGGCACTGGGCGAGTTGGAAGCGGCTCAGGAGCTGACAGAAACCTTCCTGCAGTACAACGACAACACGGTTGCCCGCGGCCTCTTCTATCAGGCCATGTCGGCAGTGCTGGAAATCAGCCTCGACGACGAACTGGCGCTGGACGACTACCGCCATAACCTCAGCCGCATGTTCGGCGAAGAGACCATGGCGGCCGTTATCGGTTCAGTGGAGGGTCGGGTTCGCTTCCATGGCCTCACCCCAACCAGCACAAAACTGGAAGGACTGGATCGCCATCAGCGTTTGATTGAAAGCTACAAGAAACTGCACGCCGCCCGAGCTAAGCTGGCCGGATTATAA
- a CDS encoding acyl-CoA thioesterase: MAQFDLSIQPRFNETDGLGHINNTVIPVWFEAAREPIFAIFNPELDLNNWNLIVAGFTIAFTAPTYYGKPVEVVTRISRIGNSSFEVLQQSFQAGKMTAEAKTTLVHYDYQTEKSVAIPADIRELLGSYLTA, from the coding sequence ATGGCCCAGTTTGACCTCAGTATTCAGCCCAGATTCAATGAAACCGATGGCCTCGGCCATATCAATAACACCGTTATTCCGGTGTGGTTTGAAGCCGCCCGCGAGCCGATTTTTGCCATTTTCAACCCCGAGTTGGATCTGAACAACTGGAACCTGATTGTGGCCGGGTTTACCATCGCTTTTACCGCGCCCACCTATTACGGCAAGCCGGTTGAGGTAGTTACCCGCATCTCCCGTATTGGCAATTCCAGTTTTGAAGTGCTGCAGCAAAGCTTTCAGGCCGGCAAGATGACCGCCGAAGCCAAAACCACCCTGGTGCATTACGACTACCAGACCGAAAAAAGCGTCGCGATTCCTGCCGATATCCGCGAGTTGCTCGGCAGCTACCTCACCGCCTGA